ATCAATTCTCAAGCGGGAAATGGACTTCAAATGATTTTGAAAACAGCGAAACATTTATTAAAAGAAAAGCTTGATCGAATGAAGGCGAGAGGGATGAAGCCACGGGCCATTCGCGCACTGATCGTCGGAATTCCCAATGTGGGGAAATCAACGCTGATTAATCGCCTTGCAAAACGAAATATTGCCAAAACCGGGAATACTCCAGGTGTTACGAAAGCACAACAATGGATTAAAGTAGGAAAGGAAATGGAGTTATTAGATACTCCAGGGATTCTTTGGCCAAAATTTGAAGATGAAGCTGTAGGCTATAAATTAGCTTTAACAGGGGCGATTAAAGATACGATCATCAATCTACAAGAAGTAGCTATTTATGCTTTGAAGTTTCTGCAAGCACATTATCCAGAAAGATTGAAAGAGCGTTATGGCATCGATCAATTACCGGATGACATTGTGGAACTTTTGGATGATATTGGCGCAAAGCGGGGCTGTTTGACAAGTGGTGGACAAATCAATTACGACAAAGCAACAGAAGTCATTATTCGCGATGTACGGACAGAGAGACTTGGAAAGTTAACGTTCGATTTTCCAGAGGAAGAAGAATGAAATAGATTTTTTAAGGTTATGGTTAGGGAGCATTTGAAAGATTAGCGATTGCTTCTAAATCATGAATCGTTAGATAGAATCGCAATAAAATTTTTGAATAACACTTTTTTAAATAGATCGCATAAATTGCGATGGATGAAATCCTTATATCAGACCTCTGCCTCAATTACGATTGAGATGAGGTCTTTTTTTGTTTAGTTATTGACATCACGTCACGGGGAGTTTCCTTTATAATAGAAGAAAATGGAATCCAAAGGTAGAGGAGTTTTATAGATATGATTGATTTTATGATGTTCTATTAAGGATAAGATTTATAAATTTATAATGATATAGGATAATATATAATAAATCTAAGTATTTAGTAATTAAATGGAGGAATATGAGTAATGATTGTATGTGGAGTGGATGAAACAGGCAGAGGTTCGGCAATTTCAGGAGTTTGGGTTGGAGCATGTATACTTGATCCTAACAATCCTATAGAGGGGTTAAAAGATTCTAAGAAACTGTCTGCTAAACGACGTGAAGAGTTAGCTGAAGAAATTAAAAGTAAAGCTCTTAGTTGGAGTATTAATATAGCATCTCTTGAAGAAGTAGAAAACCTGAATGTTTTAAATGCTACTCTTCTTGGAATGAAAAGAGCAGTAGAAAGCCTAAATATACAGCCTAATAAAGTCTTTATAGATGGGAATAGAATACCTGATATTAATATTCCAGCAGAAGCAATCGTGAAGGGAGATGACTTAATCCCTTCGATTAGTGCAGCTTCTATAATTGCAAAAGTTGAACGGGATAAAGCTATTAAGGAGTTACATCAAATGTATCCCCAATATGGATTTGATAAGCATAAAGGATATTTAACAAAAGCTCATATGGAGGCATTAAGTAAGTACGGGCCTTGTCCTATCCATAGAAAAACTTATGGTCCTATTCGTGAGTTATTAGAAAAACAATTGGAGCTATTTTGATGGCCAAAAAAGCATAGTTAAAGTAAAACCAATTTGAGTAATAACTAACATTAATATCTTGGTAGCTAAATCATTCTCTAATTACTTACGGAGTACCTATCCGAATGCTAGTCGTTCTCGCAATAGAATTTTTGAGGATGATTGTTTATCAAGATGGCGATTTGAAATGTATGCACAAGCCTATGAAGCAGTCCCAGAGTTTATGGTGTTCTATAACGAAAGGCGCATGTATTCTAGCATTTTAGAATTATCGCCCAAATGGGTTTTATGAAAAGCAACAATGTGAAAACATGAAAATCAAAGAGGTACGGGTTTAATCCCCACCTTCCATTTTTTCTTCCTTTTGTCCCCAAAAATATTTTAACCGGAATCAAGGGGGACGAAAGTCGGGCGCAGCCTTGACCATTGAAGGAATGGAAGAAATGGCTATCTTCTCAAAAGGACAAAAGGAAACGAAAAAGCATATAATTTTGAGATAAAGTGAGATTGAGAAAGAAACTGTCCAAAATACGGGGTTAATCCGAAAAATAAATATAATAATACCATTGGAGGTTTCTATGCTTGGAATCTATGCACTAAAAATACCGGAAAATTTACATAGTGAGGAATATGAATTTTTAACCAAATTACTACAAAACAACAGTAAATTTCGAATTAAAAGGATGTTGAATACTAAAGATCAATATTTAAGTTTATTTGGAGAATTATTATCAAAATTAATTCTTTGTGAATACTATA
The Oikeobacillus pervagus DNA segment above includes these coding regions:
- the ylqF gene encoding ribosome biogenesis GTPase YlqF, with product MTIQWFPGHMAKARREVTEKLKLIDIVFELVDARLPLSSRNPMIDEIIGQKPRIILLNKADMADHERTEQWLAFFRERGMTALAINSQAGNGLQMILKTAKHLLKEKLDRMKARGMKPRAIRALIVGIPNVGKSTLINRLAKRNIAKTGNTPGVTKAQQWIKVGKEMELLDTPGILWPKFEDEAVGYKLALTGAIKDTIINLQEVAIYALKFLQAHYPERLKERYGIDQLPDDIVELLDDIGAKRGCLTSGGQINYDKATEVIIRDVRTERLGKLTFDFPEEEE
- the rnhB gene encoding ribonuclease HII, encoding MIVCGVDETGRGSAISGVWVGACILDPNNPIEGLKDSKKLSAKRREELAEEIKSKALSWSINIASLEEVENLNVLNATLLGMKRAVESLNIQPNKVFIDGNRIPDINIPAEAIVKGDDLIPSISAASIIAKVERDKAIKELHQMYPQYGFDKHKGYLTKAHMEALSKYGPCPIHRKTYGPIRELLEKQLELF